The genomic stretch CCACTGAGCCGGTAATGTCCGAACGTTTTTGGGTACCGTACCCGACTACTACCACTTCCTCTAGCTGCCCCATGTCCTCACTAAGGCCTATGGCTAGTTCGGAAGCATTTCCTACAGGAACCTCTTTACTACTGTAACCGATAAAAGAAACCGTCAAAACGGGCTCTTCTGTATTTAGGTTTAGTGTAAATTTTCCGTCCAGGTCTGTAGCTGTTCCATTGGAAGTTCCTTTTTCCAATATTGTCGCCCCTGGGATGGGCTCCCCTGTCTCCTCATTGGTGACGACTCCCGTCACCGTTTTGCCACTGGACTGGGCAAATGAAAAACTGATACATAGGCAGAACACCATCAATGCGCCTGCCATTTTTAATAAAATGTGCTTCATAGTTTTTTAGGTTAATTGTTAATAATTACAACATCAGTAAAAAGCTCCTTGCTACTGGTGGCCGAACACATGCCTGGTATTTCCGACCTACAGTTTTTTTGCTGACGATTATGTACGAAATATGGAAATTCGAAACGAAAAATGTAAATTTAACACTAATTTAACGGTAATCTTAACCGTTACATATTCGGTTGTAGACGTCTAAAACCGCGAAATGAGCACCTGCCTCCTCACACTAAAACTTACTGATATTCAATGGAAAAGCATGAAAAACTTGAAACAATAGCACAGATCACTTCCAGTAAGACCTTTAGTCGAGCCCCTTCCAGCTGTGTCCTGTTGAGGTTTCTTACAGAAGCCACCATCGATGGCAGGGATCTTAAAGAAACTACCATCGGAATGGAGCTTTATGGTAAATCTTACGAGGACGAAAAGAGTGCCGCACACATCCGGGTCAATGTTTATCACCTGAGAAAAAAACTGGAAAAATATTACCAAGAAGAAGGCGCTGATGACCAGTGGCAAGTTCGTATTAAAAAGGGACAATATCAGGTAGACTTCATCAAAAGCAGGGAAGATGAACCCGCTACGAACAGGACTAAATACGGCATTGCCTTGGCAGGTTTTATTCTTTTGCTGGCAGTGGGCTTTTGGCTGGTTAGCAGAAAAACCTACACCCCACTTTGGCAAGCTTATTTCGAGAGTGACAAAGAGACGACGCTCTTCATTGGTGACTTTTTTGGCATCATGGGCACCACCGCTACCGGTGAAATAGGCTGGAATCGGGATTACAACATCAATAATATCGAAGATTACTATCGGTACCTTGAAGAACACCCAGAGAAAAAAGGTGAAATCAATCCCGCCAATTACCCTTACGTCACCGGCATGGCTGCCAATGGCACCATGAATATTTCAAGGCTCTTTCACCGCCAGGACAAGGACTTCAATATCCTATTCAGCTCCCAAACTTCAATTAAGGATATCACAGAAAATAATTCAATCTATATCGGGCCTATAAAAAATGGCAACTCATTCATCGACTTTTTCAATGATGCCAATCCTCATGTATCCATTAACCATGGCATGCTCGATTTTCAGGATGCTGAGAGAAACATCGATACGCTGATCAACCTGAGCGTCGACGACGGCCAAATTTACGAACACGCAGTCGTCTCCCGCTACAAAGGCCCCAACGAGACGGAACAGTTTGTATTTTTCTCTGATCATGACATTGGCGTGAAAGCCACCACGGAAAAATTCACCGATGCGGAATGGCTGGAAAATGATTTCAAGCGACTCCTGAATAACTCCACCTATTTCACGGCCATTTTTCTGGTCAAAGGCAAGGACAGGACCAGTATGGAACTGGAACTGCTGCTTTGGGATGTGTTGCATGATCGGTGAAGGTAGAAGGTAGAAGTACGAAGGAACCGCGGAGGCGCAAAGATCGCGGAGAGGAATGGTGTGAATGATTTTGCTGTTAGGGATTTGCCCGTTGCGGCAGATCCCTACGGGACAATCCCCCACCAAAAGATCCAAGTTCCTAAACCATCCATTTCAAACCCCTAAAACAATAGAAGCGTCAATATAAAATTTTCCAATCTTCAAATCCTCAATCCACCTCAAAAGGCCCTACAACCTCTAACTTATCATCGCTCAAATCCACTTCAAACAAATGAGGGATTCGGATATAGCGGCCATTTTCTTCCCGGTGACTATGTGCCGCCATAAGCCATATACCGTCAAAGGTCTGGAACAACATACCGTGACCATAATTGGGCGGCGTGATAGGTTCTTCCTCCTGAGTCCACGGCCCTTCCAGCTTGCCGGTTTCAGAATAGGCTACCCCCTGGGTATACACATCATAGATCCAACTCGTCCAGATCATGCCCAACCGATCAGTACCTGTCCGAAAAAGGTAAGGCCCGTCTGTCACCTGGCTGGGAGTCACTTCACCGTCCACTTTTCTGCGGCTCCATGGCGAAGCACTGGCCTTGAACAGTAATTTACTTTTTCCGATGGCCCCGCTAAGATCAGGCTTTAGCCGGATCATCTCCATCGTGCCATCGCCTACCTGCAGCCATTCATGGCAAAAAACCATATAAGGTACTTCATCTTCCACCCAAAACGTACCATCCAGCGTAGCCCAATTTCCTGGCAAATAATCTTCTTCTCCCACTGGCCTGTACGATCCATCTGGCTGATCACTCACCAAAACATGGCTGGCGCGACGCGGTACTTCAGTATCATCCACCGTATCGATAATGGTTCGTTGATTGGTAAACGTGGCAAAATAATAGTACTTGCCCATGTACTCGTGAAGCTCAGCTGCCCAGATGGCCGGTCGCTCACCAGCCCATGGGATCTCGCTTGCTTCTGCCACGCGGAATGGCCCCGTCCATGCTTTAAGGTCTTTGCTTTTCCAAAGCAATCCTCCCGTACCTGTCATATAGTACATTTCAGTCTTATGATCGGCCAAAATGCATGGATCACTTAACCGAATAGAATCTAACGGGATATTTTCTCTTACTTTCCATTGGGCCGTGGCAAGTTGACCAAAGCCTATGGTCATCAAGAGGCTTAAAGTCAATCCCTTAAAACAATTTAGTTTCATAATATTTCTTATTTAGTTGATCATTTCTTTTATACCGAAGAAGACCTTTTAAGTTTTAACTCCTTGGAACTTCAATCCACCGGCTTTACACCTTCAGTAGTCATTTGCACCCTTTTGAGTGTTCCGTCAAAATTGTAATACAATGGATCAATGCATACTGAACGGCTAAAGCTGGTACCCCCACGCTGTCTGCCGCCATTATGGTAGATGAAGTACCAGCGATCTTTAAATTCCACGATAGACTGGTGATTGGTATTACTGTTGCCAGCGATCTCGTTCAATATTCCTTGATATTCCCAGGGCCCTTCGATGCTTTCTGAAGTGGCATAGGCTATTTTTTCAGGAAATCCAGACGCATAGGTCAAATAGTACTTTCCGTCCTTCCTATGAATCCAAGGAGCCTCCTCAAAGGCAAATCCATCAAAATCTACCTGCTTTATTTCACCATCAATCTCAATCATATTGTCTTTCAGCTTGGCGTAATAGCACTCGCCATTGCCCCAAAAGATCCAGGGCTGACCGTCATCATCCGTAAAAATGGCCGGGTCGATACAAGCCCAGGAATGGCCCGAGGCAAAACAGTCTTCATTTGTTAGCAGCGGCTTGCCCAAAGCATCCTTAAAAGGTCCGGCAGGATGATCCGCCACTGCCACTCCGATACCTGTCCAGTTGGTACTGATGTACCAGTAATATTTACCGTTTCTCTCTGCCACATGTCCAGCGTAGGCATCTCCACTCTCTGCCCAAGCAAAATCCTCTATTTTTAACGGCACGGGATGCTCTGTCCAGTTGGCCATATCCGTAGTGGAAAACACCAGCCAGTCCTTCATCTTATAACCTTTCTGGCCACCTTCAAAGTCATGTCCGGTATACAGCCAAAGCGTATCACCCTCCACCATGGCAGCTGGATCAGCCGTATATTTGTGGGTAAAAAGTGGATTCCCCTTTGCCGTGATATGATTATAGGTAGAGTGCTCTTGAGCATGGAGCAATTGTTCCGAAAACACCAGGAGTAAAATCGGTAAGAGGCATTTTGGTAATTTCATAAGGTCGTTTAGTTTTTTTATTATAGTTATTCTATTTTTTCCTGCTATCATTCCCCTTCATATTTTGCCCTTTCATTATACCTCCGTTTCACACCTGACATTGTACTTCCCTGATTATTGTTGACCGGATTAATTATTAGATTTCATTGTCAAACATAGTATTAATTGGTCTTTCCCTAGATGGAATTTTAAACCAATTCCTTTCAAACTCCCCCGGACTTTTGCTCATTTTTGCTATAACGAGAGCTGTGACCAAGCATGACGGCATGACGAATTGTCTGAAGCCAAGCGGGCTGGTCTGAAGCCAAACAGACTGGTCTGGTGCCAAGCAGGCCTGTCTGGAGCCAGGCAGGCCTGTCTGGAGCCAGGCAGGGAGGGACAGCTTGTCCCGGAGGCTATCGGGAACGAGGCAGTCTCGTCTAATGAGAAGGGGATTGCTTCACTCCGTTGCTCTGAAGCGTCCGCAATAGCCTGCCCCGACACTTTCGGGGACGTTATGCTCATATCTCACTACTTGATACTTACATCC from Echinicola soli encodes the following:
- a CDS encoding helix-turn-helix domain-containing protein — its product is MEKHEKLETIAQITSSKTFSRAPSSCVLLRFLTEATIDGRDLKETTIGMELYGKSYEDEKSAAHIRVNVYHLRKKLEKYYQEEGADDQWQVRIKKGQYQVDFIKSREDEPATNRTKYGIALAGFILLLAVGFWLVSRKTYTPLWQAYFESDKETTLFIGDFFGIMGTTATGEIGWNRDYNINNIEDYYRYLEEHPEKKGEINPANYPYVTGMAANGTMNISRLFHRQDKDFNILFSSQTSIKDITENNSIYIGPIKNGNSFIDFFNDANPHVSINHGMLDFQDAERNIDTLINLSVDDGQIYEHAVVSRYKGPNETEQFVFFSDHDIGVKATTEKFTDAEWLENDFKRLLNNSTYFTAIFLVKGKDRTSMELELLLWDVLHDR
- a CDS encoding glycoside hydrolase family 43 protein; translation: MKLNCFKGLTLSLLMTIGFGQLATAQWKVRENIPLDSIRLSDPCILADHKTEMYYMTGTGGLLWKSKDLKAWTGPFRVAEASEIPWAGERPAIWAAELHEYMGKYYYFATFTNQRTIIDTVDDTEVPRRASHVLVSDQPDGSYRPVGEEDYLPGNWATLDGTFWVEDEVPYMVFCHEWLQVGDGTMEMIRLKPDLSGAIGKSKLLFKASASPWSRRKVDGEVTPSQVTDGPYLFRTGTDRLGMIWTSWIYDVYTQGVAYSETGKLEGPWTQEEEPITPPNYGHGMLFQTFDGIWLMAAHSHREENGRYIRIPHLFEVDLSDDKLEVVGPFEVD
- a CDS encoding glycoside hydrolase family 43 protein is translated as MKLPKCLLPILLLVFSEQLLHAQEHSTYNHITAKGNPLFTHKYTADPAAMVEGDTLWLYTGHDFEGGQKGYKMKDWLVFSTTDMANWTEHPVPLKIEDFAWAESGDAYAGHVAERNGKYYWYISTNWTGIGVAVADHPAGPFKDALGKPLLTNEDCFASGHSWACIDPAIFTDDDGQPWIFWGNGECYYAKLKDNMIEIDGEIKQVDFDGFAFEEAPWIHRKDGKYYLTYASGFPEKIAYATSESIEGPWEYQGILNEIAGNSNTNHQSIVEFKDRWYFIYHNGGRQRGGTSFSRSVCIDPLYYNFDGTLKRVQMTTEGVKPVD